The following proteins are encoded in a genomic region of Syntrophotaleaceae bacterium:
- the nifS gene encoding cysteine desulfurase NifS produces the protein MMKTVYLDNNATTRTAPEVVEAMGPFFSDLYGNPSSMHFFGGQVGRQVAAAREKVAALIGADPGEIVFTSSGTESDNAAIFGTLYSYPEKKHLVISRVEHPAVLNVAHHLQARGYRITELGVDSQGRLDLDELRAVLNPDTALVSIMAANNETGVLFPVEEISTICREKGVPFHTDAVQAVGKIPMDMRKSTIDLLSLSGHKLHAPKGIGALYIRKGTRFSPFVIGGHQESGRRAGTENVPYIVGLGKAAEFVMAHMEEENGRVRNLRDRLEQGLLDRIPNTMINGDPERRLPNTCSLSFEYVEGESILMLLSDQGICASSGSACTSGSLQPSHVLRAMGVPFTAAHGSIRFSLSVFNSDEDVDHVIKVLPPIIQRLRDISPFWKDFLEGKPLSPFMVGGESEHHAHG, from the coding sequence ATGATGAAAACCGTTTATCTGGACAACAATGCCACCACTCGCACCGCTCCGGAAGTCGTCGAAGCCATGGGGCCCTTCTTCAGCGATCTCTACGGCAATCCCTCCAGCATGCACTTTTTCGGCGGCCAGGTCGGCCGACAGGTCGCCGCGGCCCGGGAAAAGGTGGCCGCGCTGATCGGCGCCGATCCCGGGGAAATCGTCTTTACCAGCAGCGGTACGGAAAGCGACAATGCCGCGATATTCGGCACCCTCTATTCCTACCCCGAAAAAAAACACCTGGTCATCTCCCGGGTCGAACACCCCGCCGTACTCAACGTCGCCCATCACCTCCAGGCCCGAGGTTATCGCATTACCGAACTGGGCGTCGACAGTCAGGGTCGCCTCGATCTGGATGAACTGAGAGCCGTTCTGAATCCCGATACCGCCCTGGTCAGCATCATGGCCGCCAACAACGAAACCGGTGTGCTCTTCCCGGTGGAGGAGATCAGCACCATCTGTCGGGAAAAGGGGGTCCCCTTCCATACCGATGCGGTCCAGGCCGTCGGCAAGATCCCCATGGATATGCGCAAAAGCACCATCGATCTGCTCTCCCTCTCCGGCCACAAGCTGCATGCCCCAAAAGGCATCGGGGCCCTCTACATCCGCAAGGGAACCCGTTTTTCCCCCTTCGTGATCGGCGGACATCAGGAGTCCGGGCGACGCGCCGGAACCGAAAACGTCCCCTATATCGTCGGCCTCGGCAAGGCGGCCGAATTTGTCATGGCCCACATGGAGGAGGAGAACGGGCGCGTTCGCAACCTGCGGGATCGGCTGGAACAGGGGCTGCTGGACCGGATTCCCAACACCATGATCAACGGCGATCCCGAACGGAGGCTGCCCAACACCTGCAGCCTGAGCTTCGAGTACGTCGAAGGGGAATCGATCCTGATGCTGCTCAGCGACCAGGGCATCTGCGCCTCGTCGGGATCGGCCTGCACCTCCGGCTCCCTGCAGCCCAGCCACGTTTTGCGGGCAATGGGAGTCCCTTTCACCGCCGCCCACGGCTCGATCCGCTTCAGCCTGAGTGTGTTCAACAGTGACGAGGATGTCGATCACGTGATCAAGGTCCTGCCGCCGATCATCCAGCGGCTGCGCGACATCTCTCCTTTCTGGAAGGATTTTCTCGAAGGCAAGCCGCTCAGCCCGTTCATGGTCGGCGGAGAGAGCGAGCACCACGCCCACGGGTGA
- a CDS encoding PilZ domain-containing protein — MAPKYNILLSADLEPFLSLDDDFSTRENFRLIVAQDGVQAWQIIQRQKPDLVFLSLHSPLLSGDQCCRKVRQDLLLKELPVVLVIDRQSREDLARCLEADCTDIIFLPFSNHLLLATSRRLLGLAYRSFNRIATRLIVRYGLDQRNMHHGFSCNLSSGGMFIETEHPFDPSQELFLDFSLPNTKQPVVCKAFVAWSNPPAKPVNDNLPPGMGVQFLSLSLPDLLNIWDYFSHIEETLPASHPASSSTQTDTDKHRRTRTP, encoded by the coding sequence ATGGCGCCCAAATACAACATTCTTCTTTCAGCCGATCTGGAACCTTTTCTGAGCCTGGATGACGATTTTTCCACCCGGGAAAATTTCCGTCTGATCGTCGCCCAGGATGGCGTGCAGGCCTGGCAGATTATCCAGCGTCAGAAACCCGATCTGGTTTTTCTCAGCCTGCACTCTCCCCTTTTGAGCGGAGACCAGTGCTGCCGGAAGGTGCGGCAGGATCTCCTTCTCAAGGAACTCCCCGTGGTCCTGGTCATCGACCGGCAGAGCAGGGAGGACCTGGCCCGTTGCCTGGAAGCGGACTGCACCGACATCATCTTTCTGCCCTTCAGCAACCATCTGCTGCTGGCCACCTCCCGTCGCCTTCTCGGACTGGCCTATCGGTCCTTCAACCGCATAGCGACCCGGCTCATCGTGCGCTACGGTTTGGACCAGAGAAACATGCACCACGGCTTCTCCTGCAACCTCAGTTCCGGCGGCATGTTCATCGAAACGGAACACCCCTTCGATCCGAGTCAGGAGCTTTTTCTCGATTTCAGCCTGCCCAACACCAAACAACCCGTGGTGTGCAAAGCCTTCGTCGCCTGGAGCAATCCTCCCGCCAAACCGGTCAACGACAATCTGCCACCGGGCATGGGGGTGCAGTTTCTGTCCCTGAGCCTGCCCGACCTGCTGAACATCTGGGATTACTTTTCCCACATCGAAGAGACCCTGCCGGCTTCCCACCCGGCCTCATCCTCCACACAGACAGACACGGACAAACACAGACGCACAAGGACACCCTGA
- a CDS encoding ABC transporter ATP-binding protein: protein MKRGMFDLDEMSGRHLDWTLFRRFLALLRPYRRAAMGALLLLPLVTVSRLVQPYLVKVAIDQHIVPARLEGLGMVAVLYLLAVCSESLFGFGQGYLAQVVGQRLMAGLRERSFRHLLRLPAGFFDRNPSGRLVTRLTGDVENVGELFGSGVAAALGEIFSLVFIVGIMFWLNLRLTLVAFALVPLLVGILLLFRRSMRGAMRQVRARVAGLNGYLAERIAGINEVRLYGQEKRTLEEFGELQRMYRSSSFRSIHWDAFLFSALEILSSLAIAGILWVGGGAVLAETATFGTLVAFVEYVQRFYAPLRKLSAQYSLLQSSNASLERIFALMDETPEIYGTGDWPKGDTPISLEKVSFAYDGKNPVLKDIDLTIAPGETVALVGDTGSGKTTLTRLLLRFYEPDSGRIRINGIDLSEIDSQRIRKQVAWVSQEPFLFAGSLRENLDPENCLSDRDLQKLIVGTGCEDSVRRLGGLQGVITERGRNLSAGERQLLCLVRALALNPKLMIFDEATSRLDGVTEELVQREMARAGQGRTSLIIAHRLRSIRHADRIVVLHHGRIRESGTHQELLAAGGLYSRLWRLQELTGEGRAAESAAFL from the coding sequence ATGAAGCGGGGAATGTTCGATCTTGATGAAATGTCCGGACGTCATCTGGACTGGACCCTTTTCCGCCGCTTCCTGGCCCTGCTCCGTCCCTATCGGAGGGCGGCTATGGGCGCCCTGCTGCTGTTGCCCCTGGTGACGGTTTCCCGGCTGGTGCAGCCCTATCTGGTCAAGGTGGCCATCGACCAGCACATCGTGCCGGCACGTCTCGAGGGGCTGGGCATGGTCGCCGTCCTGTATCTCCTGGCTGTGTGCAGCGAAAGCCTGTTCGGGTTCGGTCAGGGCTACCTGGCCCAAGTCGTCGGGCAGCGTTTGATGGCGGGATTGCGGGAGCGGAGTTTTCGCCACCTGCTGCGGCTGCCCGCCGGCTTTTTCGACCGTAACCCCTCCGGAAGGCTGGTCACCCGCCTGACAGGAGATGTGGAAAATGTCGGCGAACTCTTCGGTTCCGGGGTTGCAGCGGCCCTGGGGGAAATCTTCTCCCTGGTATTCATCGTCGGGATCATGTTCTGGCTGAACCTGCGACTGACCCTGGTGGCCTTCGCCCTGGTTCCGCTGCTGGTCGGCATTCTGCTGCTGTTCCGCAGAAGCATGCGGGGAGCCATGCGCCAGGTGCGGGCCCGGGTGGCGGGCCTGAACGGCTATCTGGCCGAGCGAATCGCGGGGATCAACGAGGTGCGCCTGTACGGCCAGGAAAAGCGCACCTTGGAAGAGTTCGGCGAGCTGCAGAGGATGTACCGCAGCAGCTCCTTCCGCTCGATCCATTGGGATGCCTTTCTCTTCAGCGCCCTGGAAATTCTCAGTTCCCTGGCTATTGCCGGCATCCTCTGGGTCGGGGGAGGAGCCGTGCTGGCCGAAACCGCCACCTTCGGGACTCTGGTGGCGTTTGTCGAGTACGTACAGCGGTTTTATGCGCCCCTGCGCAAGCTGTCGGCCCAGTATTCCCTCTTGCAGTCGAGCAATGCTTCCCTGGAGCGGATTTTCGCCCTGATGGATGAAACGCCGGAAATTTATGGGACGGGGGATTGGCCGAAGGGGGACACCCCCATCAGCCTGGAGAAAGTGAGTTTTGCCTATGATGGAAAAAATCCGGTCTTGAAGGATATCGATCTGACGATCGCCCCCGGGGAGACGGTCGCCCTGGTGGGCGATACCGGCAGCGGAAAAACCACCCTGACGAGGTTATTGCTCCGCTTCTACGAACCCGATAGTGGAAGGATTCGGATCAACGGCATCGACCTCTCGGAAATCGATTCACAGCGGATCCGGAAGCAAGTGGCCTGGGTATCCCAGGAGCCGTTCCTGTTCGCCGGAAGCTTGCGGGAAAACCTCGATCCTGAAAATTGTCTGTCTGATCGGGATCTGCAAAAACTGATTGTCGGAACCGGCTGCGAGGATTCTGTACGGCGTCTTGGCGGACTGCAGGGGGTGATCACGGAACGGGGGCGCAACCTGTCGGCCGGCGAACGGCAGCTGCTCTGCCTGGTGAGGGCGCTGGCTCTGAATCCCAAACTCATGATTTTCGACGAAGCCACCAGCCGTCTCGACGGGGTGACCGAGGAGCTTGTGCAGCGGGAAATGGCCCGGGCCGGTCAAGGCCGGACATCCCTGATCATCGCCCACCGCCTGCGCTCCATTCGCCACGCCGACCGGATCGTGGTTCTGCACCACGGACGGATAAGGGAGAGCGGCACCCACCAGGAGCTGTTGGCCGCAGGCGGCCTGTACAGCCGGCTGTGGCGGCTGCAGGAATTGACGGGGGAGGGCCGCGCGGCGGAATCGGCGGCGTTTCTGTAA
- a CDS encoding ABC transporter ATP-binding protein: protein MPTLRLLWPYLQIYRSALCWGLAWLIITDLLGLLLPWMLKVGIDAVQQGNHQLLMLSAAVLAGAALVRFLTRLVSRFAFLRTACRIEVDLRRDLLVRLLQQDASFFDTHRTGDLLSRFTNDLSNIRTMAGFGLLILINTLFVYVMTLVLLMALSPSLTLLALIPFPLLLLIVKRLSARLLRASGEVQKRLGKISETIEESVAGQAVIRSYGLHEVYGTSFARDNENYLESNLVLARLRSLVGPVMAIIAPLATLLILYFGGIKVANGRMTLGELVAFNAYLMQLAMPTLMVGWVLSLAQRAAASVERLGFLLHRPGEKTTGEEIGPESAPAVAIRSLSFAYGKEPVLKNVDLEVPAGSLIGVTGPAGSGKSTLLYLLAGLYPQREGKIYIGGRELSSLDLEAHRRRLAVVFQEGRLFSGSLRENLLYAVPDGSDALARQVAATVGLEKDIAGFPEGFDTLVGEGGKTLSGGQRQRVALGRAVARGGNLWLLDDPFSHLDAGTARDVWVALRPLLRETTVFMITSRVPLLAEADRIVVLENGEVTELGRHDELAGGGGYYAGMVERERLRQELEGF, encoded by the coding sequence ATGCCGACTCTTCGTCTGCTCTGGCCCTATCTGCAGATCTATCGTTCCGCTCTCTGCTGGGGGCTCGCCTGGCTGATCATCACCGACCTGCTCGGACTGCTGCTGCCCTGGATGCTCAAGGTCGGCATCGATGCCGTGCAGCAGGGAAATCATCAGCTGCTGATGCTCTCGGCCGCTGTGCTGGCCGGTGCGGCTTTGGTGCGGTTTTTGACCCGCCTGGTGTCCCGTTTCGCCTTCCTCCGCACCGCCTGTCGCATCGAGGTGGACCTGAGGCGTGATCTGCTGGTCCGCCTGCTGCAGCAGGACGCCTCCTTCTTCGATACCCATCGCACCGGGGATCTTCTGTCCCGTTTCACCAACGATCTGTCCAACATCCGCACCATGGCGGGTTTCGGTCTGCTGATCCTGATCAATACCCTGTTCGTGTACGTCATGACCCTGGTCCTGCTGATGGCCCTGTCTCCGTCCCTGACCCTCCTGGCCCTGATCCCCTTCCCCTTGTTGCTGCTGATCGTCAAACGCCTGAGCGCGCGGCTGCTCAGAGCCTCGGGCGAGGTGCAGAAGAGACTGGGGAAAATCAGCGAAACCATCGAGGAAAGTGTCGCCGGTCAGGCTGTCATTCGCAGCTACGGACTGCATGAGGTCTACGGTACCAGCTTTGCCCGGGACAACGAAAACTATCTGGAAAGCAATCTGGTGCTGGCCAGGCTGCGGTCCCTGGTCGGTCCGGTCATGGCGATCATTGCCCCTCTCGCCACCCTTCTGATCCTCTATTTCGGCGGCATAAAGGTGGCGAACGGACGGATGACGCTGGGCGAACTGGTCGCCTTCAACGCTTATCTCATGCAGCTGGCCATGCCGACCTTGATGGTCGGCTGGGTCCTGAGCCTCGCCCAGCGGGCGGCAGCCAGCGTGGAAAGGCTCGGCTTTCTGCTGCATCGTCCGGGAGAAAAGACGACCGGGGAGGAGATCGGCCCGGAGTCTGCTCCGGCCGTCGCCATCCGCTCCCTGTCCTTTGCCTATGGCAAGGAGCCGGTTCTTAAAAATGTCGACCTCGAAGTGCCTGCCGGGTCCCTTATCGGGGTTACCGGACCCGCCGGTTCGGGAAAAAGCACCCTGCTCTATCTGCTGGCCGGGCTCTATCCACAAAGGGAAGGAAAAATTTACATCGGAGGCCGGGAGCTGAGCTCTCTCGATCTGGAGGCTCACCGACGGCGGCTGGCAGTGGTTTTTCAGGAGGGCCGGCTCTTTTCCGGCTCTCTGCGTGAGAACCTGCTGTATGCCGTCCCCGACGGCAGCGATGCTCTCGCCCGGCAGGTGGCGGCGACGGTCGGCCTGGAGAAGGACATCGCCGGATTCCCGGAGGGATTCGATACCCTGGTCGGCGAGGGGGGCAAAACCCTGTCCGGGGGGCAGCGCCAGCGGGTTGCTTTGGGGCGGGCCGTAGCCCGGGGCGGAAACTTGTGGCTGCTGGACGACCCCTTCAGCCATCTCGATGCGGGTACCGCCCGCGACGTCTGGGTGGCCCTGCGGCCTCTGCTCAGGGAAACCACGGTTTTTATGATTACGAGCCGGGTGCCGCTGCTGGCCGAGGCCGACCGCATCGTGGTGCTGGAAAACGGGGAGGTGACGGAACTGGGCCGCCATGATGAGCTGGCCGGAGGTGGAGGCTATTACGCCGGCATGGTGGAGCGGGAAAGACTTCGGCAGGAACTGGAGGGTTTCTGA